A portion of the Paenibacillus hamazuiensis genome contains these proteins:
- the kdpB gene encoding potassium-transporting ATPase subunit KdpB, with translation MAATRNKAMTNEIVLQAMADAFKKLNPLVMAKNPVMFIVEAGTVITLLLSFAPELFGASGVGRGYNIAVFFILLFTVLFGNFAEALAEGRGKAQADTLRKTKSETMAKLVEKDGSLRQVASTQLKKGDIVRVDAGEIIPTDGEIVEGLASIDESAITGESAPVIKEAGGDFSSVTGGTRVVSDYIVVKVMTDPGESFLDRMISLVEGAKRQKTPNEIALTTLLAVLTLIFLIVIITMVPMADYLGVRLDLAALIALLVCLIPTTIGGLLSAIGIAGMDRVTQFNVLAMSGKAVEAAGDIDTLILDKTGTITYGNRMAFEFTPVQGVSAKEMTIAALQASVKDETPEGRSVVELAGKLGASWAASEYEAAEAVEFTAETRMSGLNLKNGTVVRKGAIDAIKRYVSAKGGSVPADLEEISNRIAKAGGTPLAVAVGNRIYGVIYLKDTVKPGLKERFEELRAMGIKSIMCTGDNPLTAATIALEAGVDDFIAEAKPEDKIAAIKKEQQEGKLVAMTGDGTNDAPALAQADVGLAMNSGTMAAKEAANMIDLDSDPTKLLSVVSIGKQLLITRGALTTFSIANDIAKYFAIIPAMFIAAMPQLQALNIMRLASPESAILSALIFNAVIIPLLIPIAMKGVKYRAMSADRLLARNVLIYGIGGVVVPFVGIKLIDMALNGLHIV, from the coding sequence ATGGCAGCAACCCGCAATAAAGCGATGACGAACGAAATCGTATTGCAGGCGATGGCGGATGCGTTCAAGAAGCTGAATCCGCTCGTCATGGCGAAAAATCCGGTCATGTTTATCGTGGAGGCCGGTACGGTCATTACGCTGCTTTTGTCCTTTGCCCCCGAGCTTTTCGGGGCATCCGGCGTCGGCAGGGGGTACAATATCGCCGTTTTCTTTATACTGCTGTTTACCGTGCTTTTCGGTAATTTCGCCGAGGCGCTCGCAGAAGGACGGGGAAAAGCGCAGGCGGACACGCTTCGCAAAACGAAGTCGGAAACGATGGCGAAGCTGGTGGAAAAGGACGGCAGCCTCAGGCAGGTCGCTTCGACTCAGCTCAAAAAAGGAGACATCGTCCGGGTGGATGCCGGCGAGATCATACCGACCGACGGCGAGATTGTGGAAGGGCTCGCTTCGATCGACGAATCGGCGATTACCGGCGAATCGGCGCCGGTCATCAAGGAAGCGGGCGGCGACTTCTCGTCCGTCACCGGCGGCACGAGAGTCGTCTCCGACTACATCGTCGTGAAGGTGATGACCGATCCCGGCGAATCGTTTCTCGACCGGATGATCTCGCTCGTCGAGGGTGCGAAGCGGCAGAAGACGCCGAACGAAATCGCGCTGACGACACTGCTGGCCGTTCTCACGCTCATTTTTCTTATTGTCATTATCACTATGGTTCCGATGGCGGATTATTTGGGGGTACGTCTGGATTTGGCCGCATTGATCGCACTGCTCGTTTGTTTGATCCCGACCACGATCGGCGGGCTGCTTTCCGCGATCGGCATTGCGGGGATGGATCGGGTGACGCAGTTCAACGTGCTCGCGATGTCGGGCAAGGCGGTGGAGGCGGCGGGAGATATCGATACGCTTATCCTGGATAAGACGGGGACGATCACCTACGGCAACCGGATGGCTTTCGAGTTCACCCCGGTGCAAGGCGTATCCGCCAAGGAGATGACAATTGCCGCGCTGCAGGCATCGGTCAAGGATGAAACGCCGGAAGGACGTTCCGTCGTAGAGCTGGCGGGGAAGCTGGGCGCATCGTGGGCCGCCTCCGAATATGAAGCTGCCGAGGCCGTGGAGTTCACGGCGGAAACCCGCATGTCCGGATTGAACCTGAAAAACGGCACTGTCGTTCGCAAGGGGGCGATCGATGCGATCAAGAGGTATGTTTCCGCGAAAGGAGGCAGCGTGCCGGCCGATCTCGAAGAGATTTCAAACCGTATCGCCAAGGCCGGCGGAACCCCGCTGGCGGTAGCTGTGGGCAATCGCATCTATGGCGTCATTTATTTGAAGGATACGGTAAAACCCGGGCTGAAGGAACGGTTCGAGGAGCTGCGGGCGATGGGGATCAAGTCGATCATGTGTACGGGAGATAACCCGCTGACGGCCGCCACCATCGCGCTGGAAGCCGGTGTCGACGACTTTATCGCCGAAGCGAAGCCGGAGGATAAAATTGCGGCCATCAAGAAGGAGCAGCAGGAGGGCAAATTGGTCGCCATGACCGGCGACGGCACAAACGATGCGCCGGCGCTTGCTCAGGCGGACGTGGGACTCGCCATGAACTCGGGAACGATGGCGGCCAAGGAAGCCGCCAATATGATCGACCTCGATTCCGATCCGACGAAGCTGCTGTCCGTCGTCTCGATCGGCAAGCAGCTGCTCATTACGCGCGGCGCGCTGACAACTTTTTCGATCGCCAACGATATTGCGAAATATTTTGCGATCATTCCCGCGATGTTTATTGCGGCGATGCCGCAGCTGCAGGCGCTGAACATCATGCGTCTCGCTTCGCCCGAATCGGCGATATTGTCCGCTCTGATCTTCAACGCGGTCATTATCCCGCTGCTCATCCCGATCGCGATGAAGGGCGTGAAATACCGCGCCATGTCCGCTGACAGGCTGCTTGCCCGCAACGTGCTGATTTACGGCATCGGCGGAGTGGTCGTGCCGTTCGTCGGAATCAAGCTTATCGATATGGCTCTGAACGGTTTGCACATCGTTTAA